The Geobacter sp. AOG2 genome includes a window with the following:
- a CDS encoding CDP-diacylglycerol diphosphatase, producing MSNRRNSIRALVASLLLFLGVSAPLSARASGDRTILWNIVTNCLDTSERDYCAACRWPRIDSPCQPKAACKDTTEVWAESADFVALRDSKMCGCPADFVHGLAIPRAKVTGVEDPRRPDGIWTFAWDVASRRMGDDPAIALVVNPAAQRGQDQLHVHLLRLRGDARTILARHPADRVTSLNQVWKAAAQRAKASGLTDYGVLVFGRREGGFMVLVEKESLEKLYTDWGCR from the coding sequence TTGTCGAACAGAAGAAACTCTATTCGGGCGCTAGTTGCCAGCCTGTTATTGTTCCTTGGCGTCTCGGCCCCCTTGTCGGCAAGGGCCTCAGGCGACCGCACGATCCTCTGGAATATCGTCACAAATTGCCTGGATACTTCCGAGAGGGATTACTGTGCTGCGTGCCGCTGGCCGCGGATTGACAGCCCATGCCAGCCTAAGGCGGCATGCAAGGACACGACGGAGGTCTGGGCCGAGTCGGCCGACTTCGTTGCGCTGCGGGACTCCAAGATGTGTGGCTGCCCTGCGGATTTTGTGCACGGGCTTGCGATTCCCCGCGCCAAGGTAACCGGCGTGGAAGACCCGCGACGGCCCGACGGCATCTGGACTTTTGCCTGGGATGTAGCCAGCAGGCGTATGGGTGACGACCCGGCCATCGCTCTTGTGGTTAACCCAGCGGCGCAGCGTGGACAGGATCAACTGCACGTGCACCTCCTCCGACTACGCGGCGATGCCCGCACTATCCTCGCCCGACACCCGGCAGACCGGGTGACGAGCCTGAACCAAGTCTGGAAGGCTGCCGCGCAGAGGGCTAAGGCCTCTGGGTTGACGGATTACGGCGTGCTGGTATTCGGCCGGCGGGAGGGCGGATTCATGGTGCTGGTTGAGAAGGAGAGCCTGGAAAAGTTGTACACCGATTGGGGCTGCCGTTGA
- a CDS encoding enoyl-CoA hydratase-related protein, which produces MEFKNLLIETVDSVATLTVNRPKSLNALNSEVLGELECALYELDQDAGVKAVVLTGAGERAFVAGADIKEMAGMNAYEGHVFARKGQQVVLFMERMKKPVIAAVNGYALGGGLELALACDFIYASTKARVGFPEVTLGIMPGFGGTQNLARLIGPNRANEMIFTGRMLDADKACAWGIVNEVFPPEELLAKTRETAHVIAQVAPLGVSSAKDAVANGLNMSKEDGFRYEAALFGVLFATGDQREGMGAFVEKRQAAFQGK; this is translated from the coding sequence ATGGAATTCAAAAATCTGCTGATCGAAACCGTTGATAGTGTGGCCACTTTGACCGTCAACCGCCCCAAGAGCCTGAATGCCCTCAATAGCGAGGTGCTGGGTGAACTGGAATGCGCCCTGTATGAATTGGACCAGGATGCCGGTGTCAAGGCGGTGGTGCTGACCGGTGCCGGGGAACGGGCCTTCGTGGCGGGTGCCGACATCAAGGAGATGGCCGGGATGAATGCCTATGAGGGCCATGTCTTTGCCCGGAAGGGGCAACAGGTTGTGCTGTTCATGGAACGGATGAAAAAGCCGGTCATCGCGGCGGTGAACGGCTATGCCCTGGGGGGCGGGCTGGAACTGGCCCTGGCCTGCGACTTTATCTACGCCTCCACCAAGGCCCGAGTAGGCTTCCCCGAGGTGACCCTCGGCATCATGCCCGGTTTCGGCGGCACCCAGAACCTGGCCCGCCTGATCGGGCCCAACCGGGCCAACGAGATGATCTTCACCGGCAGAATGCTCGACGCCGACAAGGCCTGCGCATGGGGGATCGTCAACGAGGTTTTTCCGCCGGAAGAGTTGCTGGCCAAGACCCGGGAAACGGCCCATGTCATTGCCCAGGTGGCCCCGTTAGGCGTGAGCAGCGCCAAGGATGCCGTCGCCAATGGCCTGAACATGAGCAAGGAGGATGGGTTCCGCTACGAGGCGGCCCTGTTCGGCGTGCTCTTCGCCACCGGAGACCAGAGGGAAGGCATGGGGGCCTTTGTGGAGAAGCGTCAGGCGGCGTTCCAGGGAAAATAA
- a CDS encoding multidrug efflux SMR transporter, with protein sequence MAYVYLLVAIVAEVIGTSALKASEGFSRLIPSALVMVGYGIAFYCLSQVLKSIPVGVTYAVWSGVGIVLISVLGVVIFKQALDLPAIIGMALIIAGVAVINLFSKSVVR encoded by the coding sequence ATGGCCTACGTTTATTTGTTGGTGGCAATAGTCGCCGAAGTGATCGGAACGAGCGCACTGAAGGCTTCGGAGGGATTTTCCCGCCTGATTCCCAGCGCACTCGTCATGGTGGGGTACGGGATTGCATTCTACTGTCTGAGCCAGGTACTGAAGAGCATCCCGGTCGGCGTTACCTATGCCGTCTGGTCCGGGGTGGGCATCGTCCTGATCTCCGTGCTAGGGGTAGTTATCTTCAAGCAGGCTCTCGACCTCCCCGCCATCATCGGCATGGCATTGATCATAGCCGGGGTCGCGGTCATAAACCTGTTTTCCAAATCGGTGGTTCGCTGA
- a CDS encoding Hsp20/alpha crystallin family protein, whose translation MALVKYNPLRELRTMQEQMNRLLNLSWNHDISGEETREGIWQPAVDIYETEDSIVIKAEVPDVDQKDIDVRIEDNTLILKGERRHEDQVKKENYHRIERYFGSFQRSFSLPATIDQEKVVATCEKGILNIVLPKKEETKPKQINIEVK comes from the coding sequence ATGGCACTCGTCAAATACAACCCGCTCAGGGAGTTACGCACCATGCAGGAGCAGATGAACCGGCTGCTGAACCTCTCGTGGAACCACGACATCTCAGGGGAAGAGACCCGTGAGGGCATCTGGCAACCGGCAGTGGACATCTACGAGACGGAAGACTCCATCGTTATCAAGGCCGAGGTGCCGGATGTGGATCAGAAGGACATCGATGTACGTATTGAGGACAACACCCTGATTCTCAAGGGAGAGCGCAGACATGAGGACCAGGTCAAGAAGGAGAACTATCACCGCATCGAGCGTTATTTCGGTTCATTCCAACGGAGCTTCAGCCTTCCGGCGACCATTGACCAGGAAAAGGTCGTGGCCACCTGCGAAAAAGGTATCCTGAACATCGTCCTCCCCAAAAAAGAGGAAACCAAGCCAAAGCAGATCAATATTGAGGTCAAATGA
- the dusB gene encoding tRNA dihydrouridine synthase DusB: MLKPLQIGRLSLAHNVVLAPLAGITNLPFRLLCRRNGAALAFTEMVSVNGLIREGTKTLALLKSCPEDRPLGIQLFGDTPQSLAEAANMVSEYGDLLDINMGCPVRKVVGTGAGSALLRDPAGIAAIVRAVRAVTSLPLTIKIRSGWHCGDDTYLEIGRIAEAEGCDAVTLHPRSRSQMFSGHADWSQITRLKECLSIPVIGSGDIFSAADCLAMMTETGCDGVMIARGALGNPWIFRQVLELEERGTVTPVDVTGRAAVIREHLELFVRESGCAVAAREMKKHIGWYARGFAGAADIRRETNAVRTVDDLFALIERITSTSHGHHEDDRQQH, encoded by the coding sequence ATGTTGAAACCATTGCAAATAGGTCGGCTTTCCCTGGCGCACAACGTCGTGCTAGCCCCTCTGGCCGGAATAACCAACCTGCCGTTCCGTCTCCTCTGCCGTCGCAATGGTGCTGCCCTGGCTTTCACCGAGATGGTGAGCGTCAACGGCCTGATCCGTGAAGGCACCAAAACCCTGGCTTTGCTGAAGAGTTGCCCGGAAGACCGGCCGCTGGGGATCCAACTGTTCGGGGATACCCCCCAGAGCTTGGCGGAAGCCGCCAACATGGTTTCGGAATACGGGGACCTGCTCGATATCAATATGGGTTGTCCGGTCCGCAAGGTCGTCGGCACCGGCGCCGGCAGCGCCCTGTTGCGCGATCCGGCAGGGATTGCCGCCATTGTGAGAGCCGTACGTGCCGTCACCTCCCTGCCATTGACGATCAAGATCCGTTCTGGCTGGCATTGCGGGGACGACACCTATCTGGAAATCGGCAGGATCGCCGAGGCGGAGGGGTGCGACGCCGTTACCCTGCATCCCCGCAGCCGTTCCCAGATGTTCTCGGGCCATGCCGACTGGAGCCAGATCACCCGGCTCAAGGAGTGCCTGTCCATCCCGGTCATCGGCAGCGGGGATATCTTCAGTGCCGCCGATTGCCTGGCCATGATGACTGAAACAGGGTGCGACGGGGTCATGATCGCCCGGGGCGCTCTCGGCAATCCCTGGATATTCCGCCAGGTACTTGAGCTGGAAGAACGGGGGACCGTAACGCCGGTGGACGTAACCGGACGGGCCGCTGTCATACGGGAGCATCTGGAACTGTTCGTGCGGGAAAGCGGCTGTGCCGTGGCCGCCCGTGAGATGAAAAAACACATCGGCTGGTATGCCCGTGGGTTTGCGGGAGCCGCCGATATCCGCCGCGAGACCAATGCTGTCCGCACCGTAGACGACTTGTTTGCCCTGATCGAAAGGATAACCAGTACATCGCATGGCCACCATGAAGACGACCGACAGCAACACTGA
- a CDS encoding nitrogen regulation protein NR(II): MATMKTTDSNTEQGSSPDDYYATVIDSVGDGVIVVDRNGLITLCNPAAEEITGFSRRQALGTSFAKLFALEKTLVEMVQKTTQTGITISDHENVVVRSTGKVKPVAVTCYPLMLGTGENIGTILALKDITYIRELEAAVRQADRLSTLGTLAAGLAHEVKNPLGGIKGAAQLLERELTAGSDLRDYTRVMIRETERIDHIIRELLELASPRGLKLGPVNLHKVLGDILLLQKQAVTGRDITFNKHFDPSIPPIMADEEMLTRLFLNLICNAIDALQDTGQVTVVSRVLSDYRMAQNERRSRMVAVEIADDGPGIPPDDLENIWTPFFSTKSTGTGLGLTICHKIVAEHRGMIKVESDAGHGTKFTILLPLVQ, translated from the coding sequence ATGGCCACCATGAAGACGACCGACAGCAACACTGAGCAGGGCAGTTCTCCGGACGATTATTACGCCACCGTAATCGACAGCGTCGGCGACGGTGTGATCGTCGTTGACCGCAATGGCCTGATTACCCTGTGTAATCCGGCTGCCGAGGAGATCACCGGGTTTTCCCGGCGCCAGGCCCTGGGTACCAGTTTCGCGAAGCTCTTTGCCCTGGAAAAAACCCTGGTGGAGATGGTACAGAAAACCACCCAGACCGGCATCACCATCTCGGACCATGAAAACGTGGTGGTCCGCTCCACCGGCAAGGTCAAGCCGGTTGCCGTCACCTGCTACCCGCTTATGCTGGGTACCGGCGAGAATATCGGCACCATCCTGGCCCTCAAGGACATCACCTACATCCGTGAACTGGAGGCGGCGGTCCGCCAGGCCGACCGGCTCTCCACTCTGGGAACGCTGGCGGCGGGGCTGGCTCACGAGGTGAAGAATCCCCTAGGTGGCATCAAGGGGGCGGCACAACTGCTGGAGCGTGAACTGACAGCCGGGAGCGACCTGCGGGATTACACCCGGGTGATGATCCGTGAAACGGAACGCATCGACCATATTATCCGCGAACTTCTGGAACTGGCCTCACCGCGGGGCCTCAAACTGGGACCGGTCAACCTGCACAAAGTACTGGGCGATATCCTCCTGCTGCAGAAACAGGCCGTTACCGGTCGCGACATCACCTTCAACAAACACTTCGACCCCAGCATACCGCCTATCATGGCCGATGAGGAGATGCTGACCCGGTTGTTCCTGAACCTGATCTGCAATGCCATCGACGCCTTACAGGACACCGGCCAAGTGACGGTGGTAAGCCGGGTGCTGTCGGACTACCGCATGGCCCAGAACGAACGTCGTTCCCGCATGGTTGCCGTGGAGATTGCCGATGACGGCCCCGGTATCCCCCCTGATGACCTGGAGAACATCTGGACACCGTTTTTCAGCACCAAGTCGACGGGTACCGGCCTGGGGTTGACGATCTGTCACAAGATCGTGGCGGAACATCGGGGTATGATCAAGGTGGAGTCCGATGCCGGCCACGGGACCAAGTTCACGATACTGCTACCGCTGGTGCAATGA
- a CDS encoding sigma-54 dependent transcriptional regulator has protein sequence MPLNRILVADDEESMRWVLSKALKRKGFTVDLAQDGRQALSLVQDNSYDLAILDIKMPGISGLDLLDKIRELKSDLLVVIMTAEASMKNAVEAMKRGAYDYITKPFDLDVIDAIIEKVGRAREIAGQVTLLKQELKERYQVEKNIIGNSPAMREVYKTIGKVAGSDVTILVQGESGTGKELVARAVHFNSRRLGKPFVAINCAAIPKELLESELFGFEKGAFTGAVERKLGKFEQAHQGTLFLDEIGDMPLDLQAKILRVLQEREITRTGGNQSIPVDVRIVAATNQELIEKVRQKEFREDLFYRLNVVPINLVPLRERREDIPPLVQYFLGRTCTELDIADKQCTDEAMAVLTAHSWPGNVRELENTIKRAVILSSDPLLTPRDFEGMEPIAGNQPNGSYDASLEAIVDMKLRSCMNGIEKLEKGDIHAMVLEQVERPLIRIILEKTRWNQVKAADILGINRNTLRKKINDLGIELKRD, from the coding sequence ATGCCGTTAAACAGAATCCTGGTGGCAGATGACGAAGAGAGCATGCGCTGGGTCCTTTCCAAGGCCCTCAAACGGAAGGGCTTCACGGTGGATCTGGCCCAAGACGGGCGTCAGGCGCTGTCCTTGGTCCAGGACAACAGCTATGACCTGGCAATTCTCGACATCAAGATGCCCGGAATCAGTGGTCTTGACCTGCTGGACAAAATCCGCGAACTGAAGAGCGACCTTTTGGTGGTCATCATGACGGCCGAGGCCAGCATGAAAAACGCGGTGGAGGCCATGAAACGCGGGGCCTATGATTACATCACCAAGCCCTTCGACCTGGACGTGATCGACGCCATCATCGAAAAAGTCGGGCGGGCTCGGGAGATCGCCGGCCAGGTCACTCTCCTCAAGCAGGAGCTCAAGGAGCGCTATCAGGTCGAAAAGAACATCATCGGCAATTCGCCTGCCATGCGCGAGGTCTATAAGACCATCGGGAAGGTGGCCGGCAGTGACGTCACCATCCTGGTTCAAGGCGAGTCGGGTACCGGTAAGGAATTGGTGGCGCGGGCCGTCCATTTCAATTCGCGCCGACTGGGCAAGCCATTCGTCGCCATCAACTGCGCCGCCATCCCCAAAGAGTTGCTGGAAAGCGAACTGTTCGGCTTTGAGAAAGGAGCTTTCACCGGCGCAGTGGAACGCAAGCTGGGCAAGTTCGAACAGGCCCATCAGGGTACGCTCTTTCTGGATGAGATCGGCGACATGCCCCTCGACCTGCAGGCCAAGATCCTGCGTGTCCTTCAGGAACGCGAGATCACCCGCACCGGCGGCAACCAAAGCATCCCGGTGGATGTGCGCATCGTGGCCGCCACGAACCAGGAACTGATCGAGAAGGTCCGCCAGAAGGAGTTCCGTGAAGACCTCTTCTACCGGCTGAACGTTGTCCCCATTAATCTGGTCCCCCTGCGGGAACGCCGGGAAGATATTCCCCCGCTTGTCCAGTACTTCCTGGGCCGGACCTGCACCGAACTCGACATCGCCGACAAGCAGTGCACCGACGAAGCGATGGCCGTATTGACCGCCCACTCCTGGCCCGGCAATGTGCGGGAGTTGGAAAATACCATCAAACGCGCCGTCATCCTCTCCAGCGACCCGCTATTGACCCCCCGTGATTTTGAGGGCATGGAGCCGATTGCCGGGAACCAGCCGAACGGTTCCTACGATGCCTCTCTGGAGGCAATCGTGGACATGAAGCTGCGGTCCTGTATGAACGGCATCGAAAAGTTGGAAAAGGGAGACATCCACGCCATGGTCCTGGAACAGGTGGAACGCCCCCTGATCCGCATCATCCTTGAGAAAACCCGCTGGAATCAGGTCAAGGCGGCGGATATTCTCGGCATCAACCGCAATACGCTGCGGAAGAAGATCAACGACCTGGGGATTGAATTAAAAAGGGATTAA
- a CDS encoding LysR family transcriptional regulator has product MDLRQLKFFAEIARFSNFTRAAEELHVAQPAVSTAIRKLEEELELVLFNRQDRKVSLTAEGVILLEHAQRILGNLKAAGQEMADLRGLDKGEVRVGVPPMMSAYFFPTIICGFAERYPHLRLEVSGEGAASIQKMISLGELDMGVIAGGHIPDNLEVRHILREEVVVCVPPDHPFTARSAVPLGEFARQPLIMFKEGYYQREMLFEEMQESGMTPQVVFETNLYTMVKSLVKKRLGISTLLRMVVEDDAELRAVSFDPPLHLDLMLAWKKGAYLSRANRAFADFLMEQVRSYGTAAGEENG; this is encoded by the coding sequence ATGGATTTGCGTCAGTTGAAATTCTTTGCGGAGATTGCCCGGTTCAGCAACTTTACCAGAGCGGCCGAAGAACTGCATGTGGCACAACCCGCCGTCAGTACGGCCATCCGCAAACTGGAAGAGGAATTGGAGCTGGTTCTGTTCAACCGGCAGGACCGCAAGGTATCCCTGACGGCCGAGGGGGTGATACTGTTGGAGCATGCCCAACGCATCCTGGGGAACCTGAAGGCTGCCGGCCAGGAGATGGCAGATCTACGTGGCCTTGACAAGGGTGAGGTACGTGTCGGAGTTCCGCCCATGATGAGCGCCTACTTCTTCCCGACCATTATCTGCGGTTTTGCTGAGCGCTATCCGCACCTGCGCCTTGAGGTTTCCGGCGAAGGCGCTGCCAGTATCCAGAAGATGATCAGTCTGGGGGAATTAGACATGGGGGTCATTGCCGGCGGGCATATCCCCGACAATCTGGAAGTACGACATATACTGCGGGAAGAGGTAGTGGTCTGCGTCCCTCCCGACCACCCATTCACCGCCCGTTCCGCCGTGCCCCTGGGGGAGTTTGCGCGCCAACCGCTCATCATGTTCAAGGAAGGGTACTACCAGCGGGAGATGCTCTTTGAGGAAATGCAGGAAAGCGGCATGACGCCCCAGGTGGTCTTCGAAACCAACCTGTACACCATGGTCAAGTCACTGGTTAAAAAAAGGCTCGGCATCTCTACCCTGTTACGCATGGTAGTAGAGGACGATGCAGAACTGCGGGCCGTGTCCTTCGACCCGCCGCTGCACCTGGATCTGATGCTGGCCTGGAAGAAGGGGGCCTACCTGTCCCGGGCCAACCGGGCCTTTGCGGATTTCCTGATGGAGCAGGTCCGCAGCTACGGCACAGCGGCCGGGGAGGAGAACGGTTGA
- a CDS encoding TatA/E family twin arginine-targeting protein translocase, with protein MFGIGMPELIIIMVIALIVIGPHKLPDLARSLGKGLAEFKKASEDFQRNIQEEARKSEEKVEPQQQVASPVPEPEHVAATAPVEHDVVEKKDAAEKKDAPQA; from the coding sequence ATGTTTGGAATCGGGATGCCGGAACTTATCATCATTATGGTCATTGCCCTGATCGTTATCGGGCCGCATAAGCTGCCGGACCTGGCCAGGTCTCTGGGCAAGGGGTTGGCGGAGTTCAAGAAAGCTTCCGAGGACTTCCAGCGCAATATCCAGGAAGAGGCTCGTAAGAGCGAGGAAAAAGTGGAGCCGCAACAACAGGTTGCGTCGCCGGTTCCTGAGCCCGAGCATGTGGCCGCAACCGCGCCGGTTGAGCATGATGTTGTGGAAAAGAAGGATGCCGCGGAGAAAAAGGACGCCCCCCAGGCCTGA
- a CDS encoding MFS transporter has translation MSELTITEAEFIRSGSTIFRQTNLAFFAAGFVTFITLYDVQPLLPEFAREFGVPAALASLPLSVTTATLAIAMLLAGTVSETLGRKPVMVFSLFSTSLLAFMTAFSHTLSSLIAVRLLQGVVLAGLPSVAMAYLSEEIDPPSIGAAMGLYISGNAIGGMSGRIFTATVTDLSSWRTALALIGIACLVLSVYFIRHLPPSTHFRRHPFEVGYLFTSLYRQMRDPALLCLYGLGFLIMGSFVTLYNYITFRLLGHPYDLTQTLVSLIFLVYFLGSFSSSSMGRMVNRFGRRAMICAGLGAMAAGTAITLAAPLPWIIVGVAVFTCGFFGAHAVASSWVGRHAKTGKAQASSLYLFFYYLGSSISGTVGGFCWTHGGWGGVAGLIGLLLATALVIIALSTRLSTGHAQGGIVGKI, from the coding sequence ATGAGCGAATTGACCATTACGGAAGCAGAATTCATCCGCAGCGGTAGCACCATCTTCCGCCAGACCAACCTGGCCTTCTTTGCCGCCGGTTTTGTCACCTTCATCACCCTGTACGACGTGCAACCGCTCCTGCCGGAATTTGCCCGGGAATTCGGCGTTCCGGCCGCGCTGGCCAGCCTTCCCCTTTCGGTGACCACCGCAACACTGGCCATCGCCATGCTGCTTGCGGGGACCGTGTCGGAGACTCTCGGCCGAAAGCCGGTGATGGTGTTTTCCCTCTTTTCGACCTCACTTCTGGCATTTATGACCGCATTCAGCCATACCCTTTCCTCGTTGATCGCCGTCAGGCTCCTGCAGGGGGTGGTCCTGGCGGGGCTGCCGTCGGTGGCCATGGCCTACCTGAGCGAAGAGATCGACCCCCCATCCATCGGCGCGGCCATGGGGCTGTACATAAGCGGCAACGCCATCGGCGGCATGTCGGGGAGGATCTTCACAGCTACCGTCACCGACCTCTCTTCATGGCGAACGGCGTTGGCGCTCATCGGGATCGCCTGCCTGGTGTTGAGCGTCTATTTTATCCGCCATCTTCCCCCCTCCACTCACTTCCGGCGGCACCCTTTCGAGGTTGGATACCTCTTCACCTCGCTCTACCGACAGATGCGGGATCCGGCGCTCCTCTGTCTCTACGGTCTCGGCTTCCTGATCATGGGGAGTTTCGTCACCCTGTACAATTACATCACCTTCCGGCTTCTGGGGCACCCCTACGACCTGACTCAAACCCTGGTCAGCCTGATCTTTCTGGTCTACTTCCTCGGCTCGTTCAGTTCCAGTTCCATGGGGCGAATGGTGAACCGCTTCGGCCGCCGCGCCATGATCTGCGCCGGCCTCGGCGCCATGGCCGCCGGCACGGCTATCACTCTGGCCGCGCCGCTCCCCTGGATCATTGTCGGGGTGGCCGTATTCACCTGCGGGTTTTTCGGCGCTCACGCGGTTGCCTCCAGTTGGGTAGGGCGTCACGCCAAAACCGGAAAGGCCCAGGCATCCTCACTTTACCTCTTCTTCTATTACCTGGGGTCGAGCATCTCCGGGACCGTGGGAGGGTTCTGCTGGACTCATGGGGGATGGGGCGGCGTTGCGGGGTTGATCGGTTTGTTGCTTGCGACCGCGTTGGTCATCATCGCCTTGTCCACGCGCCTGTCGACAGGACATGCGCAGGGTGGTATAGTTGGAAAAATTTGA
- a CDS encoding hydrolase — MSVKDRFFLERDKAVLVVIDVQEKLCLAMDDKILHKLTRNIATLLETAQELEIPVLITEQYVKGLGATLPELKEKAAGAGYFEKMAFSCCGSSDFMSKLESTGRTQIIITGMETHVCVLQTVIELRDAGFEVHVVNDAVMSRSKRNWQIAAEAMTLTGAVPTSTESVLFQLLKVAGTEAFKKLSKLVR, encoded by the coding sequence ATGTCGGTAAAGGATAGGTTCTTTCTGGAACGTGACAAGGCGGTGCTGGTGGTAATCGATGTTCAGGAAAAGCTCTGCCTGGCCATGGACGACAAAATCCTCCACAAGCTGACCAGGAATATCGCCACGCTGCTGGAAACCGCCCAGGAGCTGGAAATCCCGGTGCTCATCACCGAACAGTATGTTAAAGGGTTGGGCGCCACCCTGCCGGAACTGAAGGAGAAGGCCGCCGGCGCCGGCTATTTTGAGAAGATGGCCTTCAGTTGCTGCGGCAGCAGCGACTTTATGAGCAAACTCGAAAGTACCGGCCGCACCCAAATCATCATCACCGGCATGGAAACCCACGTCTGCGTATTACAAACCGTGATCGAACTGCGCGATGCAGGCTTCGAGGTGCACGTGGTTAATGACGCCGTCATGAGCCGCAGCAAACGCAACTGGCAGATCGCAGCCGAAGCCATGACGCTGACCGGCGCGGTCCCCACCTCCACCGAATCGGTCCTGTTCCAACTCCTGAAGGTCGCGGGAACAGAGGCGTTCAAGAAGCTGTCCAAACTGGTGCGTTAA
- a CDS encoding molybdenum cofactor biosynthesis protein MoaE encodes MVRISPSPIDPAKIYDLIATTTAGSVVIHYAVVKPQVGIGGTTIYIDYATNGDTEAELRDMAAGLTAEFALEDVLLIRRTGRLRVGDIISLAAVSSPNSGDAFESCKQAISRLKKMKTIVKTEVCG; translated from the coding sequence ATGGTTAGAATTTCACCCAGCCCTATTGACCCTGCGAAGATTTACGACCTGATTGCCACGACCACTGCCGGTTCGGTCGTTATCCATTATGCCGTGGTAAAACCCCAGGTGGGGATTGGCGGGACCACCATCTACATCGACTACGCCACAAACGGCGATACCGAAGCGGAACTGCGCGACATGGCCGCCGGGCTGACCGCGGAATTCGCCCTGGAAGATGTCCTCCTGATCCGACGTACCGGCCGGCTCCGCGTCGGCGACATTATCTCGCTTGCCGCCGTCAGTTCCCCCAACAGCGGGGATGCCTTCGAATCCTGCAAACAGGCCATAAGCAGGCTGAAAAAGATGAAGACCATCGTCAAGACCGAGGTTTGCGGCTAG
- a CDS encoding HAD family hydrolase: protein MKSRYKLVIYDCDGVMFDSLESNYIFYNRVLEHLDRPPLDRGDEHARKVLHTYSFNDVMDYFFAGDPCREEALRFAKTIHYRDLAPYMRMEEGLIATLDQLKGRVSLAVCTNRAVSMDMIIEDFGLTGYFACVMTASQVTNPKPHPEPLIKVLDYFGVEPHEALFVGDGEVDMLSAHGAGVPFVAYKTNLPGQLRIERHDEIMPHLFGEP from the coding sequence GTGAAGAGTCGTTATAAGCTGGTCATCTACGATTGCGACGGGGTCATGTTCGACTCCCTCGAATCCAATTATATTTTTTACAACCGGGTTCTGGAACACCTGGACCGGCCGCCGCTGGACCGGGGGGACGAGCATGCCCGAAAGGTGCTGCATACCTATTCCTTTAACGATGTGATGGACTATTTTTTTGCCGGAGACCCCTGCCGCGAGGAGGCCTTGCGCTTCGCCAAGACCATCCACTACCGAGACCTGGCCCCCTACATGCGCATGGAGGAAGGATTGATCGCGACCCTTGACCAGCTCAAGGGTCGCGTCTCCCTGGCTGTGTGCACCAATCGGGCGGTTTCCATGGATATGATCATCGAGGATTTCGGGCTGACCGGCTACTTTGCATGTGTCATGACCGCATCCCAGGTGACGAATCCCAAGCCACACCCCGAACCGCTCATCAAAGTCCTGGATTATTTCGGCGTAGAACCGCACGAGGCGCTCTTCGTGGGGGATGGGGAGGTGGACATGCTGTCGGCCCACGGTGCAGGGGTCCCGTTTGTGGCCTACAAGACCAATCTGCCCGGCCAACTCCGCATCGAGCGTCATGACGAGATCATGCCACATCTCTTCGGGGAACCCTAA
- a CDS encoding DJ-1/PfpI family protein, with protein MAAKRILMLVGDYVEDYEVMVPFQALQMVGHTVHAVCSGKKAGDTVRTAVHDFEGDQTYSEKPGHNFTLNATFAEVRAQDYDALVVPGGRAPEYIRLNQEVLEVVRHFSAAQKPMAAICHGAQLLAAAGVLKGKGCSAYPAVGPEVTISGGTYMDIPVDKAHVDGNLVTAPAWPAHPEWLAKFLKVLGTEIIL; from the coding sequence ATGGCGGCAAAAAGGATTCTGATGCTGGTGGGCGATTATGTGGAGGACTACGAAGTCATGGTACCGTTTCAGGCCCTGCAGATGGTCGGGCATACGGTGCACGCGGTCTGTAGCGGCAAGAAGGCCGGCGACACGGTACGTACGGCGGTGCACGACTTCGAGGGGGATCAGACCTATAGCGAGAAACCTGGGCATAACTTCACCCTGAATGCCACCTTCGCGGAGGTCCGCGCCCAGGATTACGACGCCCTCGTGGTCCCCGGCGGAAGGGCTCCCGAGTACATCCGCCTGAATCAGGAGGTGCTGGAGGTCGTACGGCACTTTAGCGCCGCCCAGAAACCCATGGCGGCCATCTGCCATGGGGCGCAACTGTTGGCTGCTGCCGGAGTGCTGAAAGGGAAAGGGTGCTCCGCCTATCCGGCGGTTGGGCCGGAAGTCACCATCTCCGGCGGAACCTACATGGATATCCCCGTGGACAAGGCCCATGTGGACGGAAATCTGGTCACGGCCCCGGCATGGCCCGCCCACCCCGAATGGCTGGCAAAATTTCTGAAGGTTCTGGGGACGGAGATCATTCTGTGA